CCCTTTCCTCTATCAGCGCCGGCTCACCCAGATTCCAAATAATGCAGATTCCGTGTATCGGGTTAAAGAAGATAAGACGGacgcgacaacgatgacgattaCATCTTTTCACGCTCGAGATGCCCGCTGGAAACCACAGCCCTCGAGAAGCGAAACGATAATGGTATAAATGCATTATCCTTGCGTtggccagggggggggggggagggggacaccAACAGCGGCCTTGCATTCCCCGAGCTAGCTACCTGATTATACCGAGGTTACAGCGGCAGGTCCTCTTCACCGGATGACTCATCTTATCCTTGAGTGCATCCTCGAAACCATACCATGCCAAGATTTGTGTGCACTTTTATACGCTTCTTAGCATACTCTAGAAGACCTGCGTTACGATCCTTATCCACCGTGTAGAATACGGCCCACTGGAATCCACATTCAAGGTCTATGAAGAGATGCTTGAGCTCAGAAATGTATCCATTTCTCGGTGCCAACACGAACGACGCCTCATTTATTCATTGGCCAGTACTAGTTGGGTACTGTGTGCAAATCGATAGTAGAGCCAAGCCTAAATGTTAAATAGCTTTTTTATGCCAAACACGATGGGAGCGAAACTTTAGAAAATTAAATCTTACTTTTATGGCCAAATCAATCAACTGCTTTCTCAAAGTGTTTCCCTTCGTTCATTTTACCTTTCCAACGGTCCAGCACGCGAGCGCACGTTTCATCGTGCAGGGATGGGctaaacgaaacggaacgatttGAACGGAAGAAGGACAGCAAGCTAGCCACTTGATCTTATGAATTATTACCTGTTTTGGCCTCCCGGTTGCACCGTGTACGTATGCACCGAGACGTATTGCAAATGTTGCAGCTGTTTaaaggggttttcctttttgggatTTATCTCAACCGCCTGCCATACGCCCAGCAGGTGCATTATAAACCGTGGTCTCTGTTAGAAAATCGGACGAAAATTATCGGAGATTCATGAAAAATTCAATCGATTTCTCAAACGTTAACGGGATAATTTGATTCCTTCTAAGGGTAAGTTTGAAATGTCGTTAAATTTTTAGAATGAGCATCACTTTCAGTAGGAAACGGCTAGTTGCTAGGATCGTTaaaagtgttttttgttgtcatTTTATTGTATCTTcaaaaggtggtggtgactaTGAAACAATGTTAGAGGAAAGATCGTAGCACCCTTGGACATGTTACATGAAGCACTGCCACAGGGCATATTGTGTTCCTTGATATGCCGGTTTGGCAGTTTTTGCTGAAGAGTTTACCATAATTGACGTTGGGGTTTGGCATGTTTGCTGACTCAAAGGAATATGTTGAAGTTGGGGGATGTGGAGGCTACGCTATGCGAAGATAAGGGCCAACGTCACCATAAGCATAGTTTCCCTTCATACTACTAACGAACGCACCAGTTCCAACGTACCAAACAGTTCCAGGAGTAAGTGCCTCAGGCCGATTCGGCTATCACATCTGTCCAGTAGCCAACTTGCTTCAGTTTCTTTTGCAGGTGCATACCGTGCAGTGAGAAAACACCGAAGTAAAGGTACTGCCCATACTCGTTGCCTGCATCAGTTCACGAATAACTGATATACTCTCGGATGAAACATAGAACCGTGGAAGGCTCATGGTGGCCATCGAAAAGGTCTGGCACGGATTGCTACAGCTGGTTGGAGGCCGCAATTACTACTTTTGAGCATCCATCATTAAAGCCTTCCCATCATAAAACTTGAAATCGAACCGGGTACAACGGGTCAGATTTGTACCGGCCACATCTTAGTCGGATGGTGCCCATGCTGATGCACGAGGCACAGACAGTATCGTACAGACGCACCGTTCGCTCCTTGCATCGTCGAGGAAGGTATGGCGCTACTTCGAACTCGCCTCGAATGCGGCAGGATCGACATGAAGATGATCGTGGACGCAACGATGGTCTAGATAAGCAGCCAAGAGATAAAAAGGGTTGTTTGTTGCACTGGTTTGTGTGACCAGCCGCGCCTAATTCCACTCGCCAAACTATCAACGATGTCCTGGAAGGCGAACTGCTTTCGCTCTACCATGTCACCAGACCAGCAATGATGCGGCGAGCAGCATCACTGGCATTACACTCAGATACTAATCCCTCGAGAAATTAGCCTTGAAAGTAAGGTGACCAGCCTTAGCAAGGTCGAGAATCCGATGCCGAAGATAATCcacgaaccaaccaccatcagtaGTACGCCAATCACTTTAACGATGCGGTTACCGTTACGGTCGGAGTCGTTGTTGGGCTCGGGTTGATTGCAAATGTCGCCTCCGCGGAGCCTTCGTTCTGCTCCGCTGTTTCCACTTCAGAAGCTTCAGCAGGAACTTGACGTCATCGTCCAGCAAGGTCACCATCAGCGTTAACACGAGCGCAGATAAAAACCCGTAATTGCTACAGCCAGTGATGGAGAAACACGTGGCTTCCGAGAGCAAACCGACAGCGTTCCCTGTTCCTACTAGAAGGTCGTACCGGGCCCATGAAAGCCTCCATTTCCGTCTACCAGCTGTAAGACGTGGCCAGTGGCATCGTTTCACAGTGCCACCAGAATCCGCCGTACATTCGACAACCGCAAAGGAAATCCACTTGCCAGCTTGACCGATCCCGAGGCGAACATAAACCGGAACACAAGCcatttcaacagcaacagcagcagcggcagcagcaccatgtcCTCAATCCGATAGCGGCCATCGGTCAATGGAGTAAGGACCAACAGGATGCTAAGGAAACCAGCCCCCAGCAATAGATGACACCGTGTCACTCGCCAGATacatcaaatcgatcgctACACGTCCATCGCCGACCAATCCAACCGATGAAGAGTGCAACTTGCACCAAGCTTAACCGCTCCTTgtgtgttccattttccagaaTCCTGATTGGCCGGAGGCAGATGCACGCGCGGCCATACAAAGCTGCAAATAGAATTGAATCAGTTCACCACAAACAAACCCACACCGAGCAAGATTCAGACGTCTTTCCTTCTGATCCCTGAAGCGACACACGTTAATCGAAACGGCTCGCTTAATGGATTCTGATGGATTCCACCCGATGGCTCCCAAGTGACATCCGCACGACAGTGACTGGCTGGCGGAGCGGGAATCACAGGCCGCAAAAAGGGAATCGATTACAGAGTTTCTTCTCAAATTGAGAGATAATTTAATTACATCATTCGCATTCGATCATCCGCTCCAACACACGAGATAAAGGAcgcatgacacacacacacgcatgtcgCCAAAGGCGGTCCGATGATGGCCAGGGAGAGATCAAATTGCCGTGTATCATGTATCGCATCCATTTTGGATCCTTGAAAGCCCTAGGAGGAATTGGACCCATTTCAAGTTCATTTGCTCACCCTCCTGTTCAGGCCCTGGCCGTTCGTTGTAATGGCATTAATTTCCGATTTTCTACTCTACGATGTACTGCTCAATCGTCAATTGATGCATTGATTTCGGATTtagaaaaattcaaaatgggtTTTCCTTAGTGATAGAAATTGATGGCAAGCTTCACCCTACGTGATTTGTTACTTGTGATCGAAAATAGCCACCACtactaatttatttatttttagaatTTGGATTGAAAACTCATCCAAATTCAAAACCAAACTGAACAAAAGCAATTTGTTACATTATTCAATAAGAATTGCTATTCGCTTTGCTTCGTCGATAAAACGTATCTAACGATAGGAACATGCCATTAGTATCTACTTGATTCGATCCGGCAGCACACATTATAGCTAAATGGACAAACACAATTTCATAATTAATTTCGAAAACAACTTTGCATTATGAACGAATAACTGTGCTGCATCCAATAAAcccctttttaaaaataaagaataaatattttcatttaccACGGTTCCAGTGAAATTCAGTAAACAACGTTCGTCCAACAAGTGCCACTAATACCGGTCAGTGTGTCAATGTTGTAAGGCGTTAATGTACACATCGGTAATTTACTTTTAATGCCCCCACCTACTCGGTCCTATGCACCAGAGAGTGCTCTTCATAAATATGTATCAGGCTTATATCCGGTAAGTGTTTCCTGGTTTTCAGATCGACATTCCTTCGCATCGTGCCCTAAAACAACTCCATCCGGtacaaaatgaaacgaaatcccATTAATGTTCTCTCTCGATATAGATGGCTTTTTGCCACCCCTGTTACGTTATCCTTTCCACATCCCTTGCAGCTCACCACATGCATGGTCACTCTGGGTTCTTGGTccgaaaataaatatattcgTAACGGGAAATAATTTTCTAACTTATGCTTGGCACCCCGAATCCCAATCGCAGGGACGTTAATGGTGCTGGCGTTCCTTCGGAACCAAACCAGAGGTGCGACTATACCATCAAACATCAGGCACTACCCTCACGATCCGGTCTGTCGGATCCACCGGAGAACTACTCTCGTAAATATAATGGTGACCGTTATATTCTTTTACGACTACGCAACTAGCACGAGCATGGTGCAGAGCCATGGCACGATTCTGTCCCTTAAAGCATTGGCGAAGGTGAAGGCATGAGAATGATGAGTCAATGGGAAACCGTTCGATGATAAAGGTGCACCAATTTATTACGTACGAtaaaaacggaaccaaaaacGGATATGAACCAGAAACCGTACGCTTGACCCCACGTACAAGCCCGTTATATGCTAATCCAGTAAGCTGACGTACCACTTTGCAGCCTCCAGCAACCATCCTTTGGCCTtaggaaatggttttttggctgACAAATATCCTTCAATCTCTCAACCGTCTCTCATCCTTGTAACCAATGAAGTGCTTATATGCCTTCATATCAGATCTCACTCCGTGAATCTTACAGCAAGATTTTACTTCCTTAAGGGCAATTACTTTCCAACTATCTTGACAGTATATTACTCTGACTATTCGACTCTCTCCTTTTCAAAGTAGCTTCAATTCCACTTTAGTATTGAGATATTTGGTTTAAATATTTGGATAAGGGAAGAATTTCCCTTCACATTCCTGGGTGCAAACGCTCTCACCCCGGTAAAGAATACAAATAGTATGTTTAGACAGTGGAACATGTACAGCCATGATGACTTCCTTCCGTATTTGCAGCACGCGTCAACCCTCTTGTTTTcgtataaattaattttctacaTAATTTACAGATACTAACAATAAAAGCAGACAAATGAATTGGGACTTTTCCTGCATTCATTCCCCCTAAACCTGGAATATACATGAACAGCATCACCCGTACTGATTGGCGTCGGTACCATCAAACCGAAATTGCGATCCGCATTTCCTCTTACCGGGAAAGCCGAGAGGTAGGCACTTTGCATAAGACACTATTATGAATATTTAAGCGCTGTTTCCAGGAGAATGGTTTTATTAGTTTGCTACACTACTGGATTGAACCTGTAACCAAAAAGCTGGAAGCGGCAGATTAGAAAGATGTTGATCTCTTGGCCGAATGTTGCACTTCTATGGATACTCACAATTATTTTCCAACCGATCTTCTACATTTGAGCTATCCGCCATCTTGCATTACCTTTATAAACAAGCTAACAACCCATGAGAGAGATACTTTGGTTTTATATTATGTGAAAAAAGTATAATCCATTTCTTGAACATCGTTCAAGATAACACTGATAGTTTCGTTATGTTTCCTCGATGAGAAATGAATGCTTCAGTGCAAGGGTTTCTTTAGAGACACACTATTCATAAACAGAAAAGGTACCGAATGTCTGAAAGAAACGTTGACGTTGAAGCAGTTTCAAAAATCATTATTAAACATAGTGTTCATCCGCGATTGTGCTTTACCGATACGGATTGGACTGTTTGAAGGAGCTACACTTGTGCGTATTTCTTATTGCTTATCGTGTTTTGTTAATATACGATGTTTTTGAAGAGAAGTAACTTTATTTTCGAGCTTTTCTCCGGCTAAAGACCCAACTTGCTTAGCATCCTGATAGTAGTAAACGAGAAATATACTACACAGCAGAGTGAgaaaggtggaaaattgttggaaaaatgtttcGTGCATTATTGCATCCCTCTGCCTGCCACCTTTGAACAGTGAACCCGACACCCCGATTCGAGTGGATCGGGAATTCACTTTTCCCAAGTACCCAATTTGCATACTTTTATGTGCATACATAAATAGTAATCAAGGAATATTCTAACCCCATCCCATCTTTCGGACTTCCGTTTGCTCGTGGTGGGTTCTTTCAGCCTCCCCGCGGAAATCTTCAATATGAAGATGCGCTAGTGAGGAGGATCTTTAAAAAATGGGTGAAAATATTACCTCGCGTGTCCCAACGATAACGCTTTGGAGCACGGGAAAAATTTTGTTCTataataaataattgaaatttgaacGTTGCACCGCATATTTATGGTTCACTATTCCGTTGGCCTTCACAAGCTGCTAGAGTACCGCATTGTCTGAAGATTCTCACGCTATACAGATAGCTCTTTTCTTAAGAACATAAAGTGCACATTATCTATCGTTATTCACACTATTAGAAGATGAATTAAacgttcctttccttctttatAGAGCCTGCGTTTGATAATTCAAACTTTCTCGGCATGTTCGGGACCTGAAccatttatttaaattaccCAACGATGGATAAAGCACGTCTAGTAAGCTGGAACATAGGATGTCAAGCTGAAAATGGAGGCAAATAACTCACAGTTTATGTGAGAGAGTTTGAGAacttatttttcaaaaagtttGACTCTAGGGACATTTTGTgaattcattaaaataatCAAACGTTAACGATTTCCTTTGTATCGCAATTTCGCTTTTATTACTAACACTCGAATCCATATTGTTCCCCGAAATTTCTAACGGTGTCACCTGCTCGCCAACCACCGTAAACTGCAACCATATCGGCTTATTACTTAATTTGTTCGTTTGAACCAATTCGTACGCATTCGATGAGGAGAGAAGGGTTTTAGTTACAAAAGTACTAGAGTTGTAGGAAGCTTTATCCGAGGCCACTAATTGACCCGTGCTGCGTTTGTGTGGCAGGTCGCGTGCCGCTCAGACCGATGCACGGCCCCGGCTGGGATGGTATTCAAACCGTAGCGGTTGTATTAggccttcgtcgtcggtttcgaAATCCTGCACCCCTTGGTCATCACCACCTTCCGGACGCAGATCGGCCGGTGATCGCAGCTGCGTCATTTCGCAATCAACCAACGGGTAGCGATAGTTAGTATCGATGTAGCAGCCATTGCCAGCCTCCGTCATGTCGAACTTCGTCGGACAGTTGTGACAAACGGTAAGCGGGTTAATGACGGAGATCCGTTCATAGCAACGCTCGTCTACACTATCACCCGTATTGCCGGTAATAATGTCGCCATCCAGCTTCACCGCTATCTGTAATGcctgcaaaaaagaaacccagTGCATCGCAGTGATCAGTCATGACGCTCCATGCTCGGTTGTTAACACAACACTTACTTGGATGGCTTGTGCTTCATCGCGTTTCTCGTCCTCCGTGTTCATGGTAACGAAGCGCAGCACGAGTAGGTTCAATGAAGCGGCCACAACAGCCAGTCCGAAAAGGATGAAAATCAGAGCAAAAGCCACATACTCCGGCTTCTTGTTCAAAGCGTTATCCTTCTGTAGTGCAACCATATCACCAAACCCAATCGTGGTCAACGTAATGAAGCAGTAGTACACTGAATCAAAATAGCTCCATCCTTCGAATTTGCTAAAAGCGGCAGCTCCTCCAGCGATCGTTAACGAGCTGAGTGTCGTTACGACCAGTATAAGATCAACCTCGGAGGCAATGGCCTTTTTGCAGTTGAACGAAGTCTTCACTGCGTGCACAATCACACTGCTCAGCCGATTCACGCGCTCACCGATACTCTGGAACATCACCAGTCCCAGTGGAATGCCGATGGCTGCATAGCACATGGTAAAGATCTTCCCACTAACGGTAGACGGAGTTGAGTGTCCGTACCCGATCGTTGTCAGCACAGTAGTCGCGTAGTAGAAAGCGCCCGAAAATTTCCACTGCTGGCCCGCCTTATGTGGTTCCGACTTCATAATAACCGTCTCAATGACTTTAAAGTCCTCGGCGCTAATATTGTACCGGTTAATAAGCACATTTTCAATTGCTGCAAAACCAAAGTCCAACCAGGAGTGTATAAGCGTAAGTGTATTCGGGTGCAAGGACGAATCACGCCGATACAAACCACTCAGTGCCTTCCAGCgcttcttttccgtttctgACTCCAAAGCGTCGAACACAGCGGCCCCTATTAGCAGATAGGTGAAGGTGCAAACGATGAGCGAAATGGTCCTtacgttttgctttttcatGCTCGTTCACTCCTGCAATGGCGAGAATTGACAATTAATGTAATGTGTCCTCTTAATCGCTTCCATCGGCATTTACTCACCGACACAAGGACTACGTTAGATTTTTACGCTTTGGCGTTTCTCTAAACAGATTAACACAGACGTTTCAGCTTTACGGATCAGAGGATGATTGTAATGTGTAGGACTGAATCTTCTAAAACGGGGCTTCTAATGAGATTTTTGGCATTCCTTCAGGCACTCTCGCACTACTTGGAGTTGTTCTTAGCTACGAGGAATCAtgttgttttggcaggaaataCAGCTGTTTGGCAATGGAAGTAGCACCTCTGAGCGGAGCTTTGGCACATTAATCCGGGAACTACTGGAATACACTGGACACGTTTACCTACAAGCAGCACAGCGGTAATCGGTTGGACAAAATAATACCATGATCCAACATGCCAGTTCCTTGTCCCTTATCGAGATATCGATTGACTTTTTTCCAACGTTGGTCTTCTACGAAGGATCTGACACTTGCTTTCACAGTGCGCATGTCACGCATCACCAAAAAGGACATGcttccttgcttgcttgcacgtgccccgactgctgctgccatgcatGAAATAAAGCCTGACTATCCAGATTGTTTTTcgaatggttttatttttcaaaattattcTCGATCTCATAATAAATCATATAAATAAGTGAATTATCGCTCCGTGTCTTCCGGAGACGGGATAGACTTACGGTGGCAACGGTTACGGTGAAATTGGTTTACTTAACTATCTATCTACGCCACTATTCCCTCATCCCTTTCTTCGTGGTCCTTAATCCCTGATGACGCGTACCTTTCCTCTTACTTGGCAGTGAGCCTCTATAAAGCACATTTCATATCATTTCCTAAACTAGGTTGCCCATTTGTTCTCTCGCGCCCCACGCCTTGCTCACCTTCCACAAGAACACATTCTCTACTATTGCACAGCCGTTGTATTGTAGAAGTCATTCATCTCGATTAGCTTTAGGGGATCCACTTAAACCTTTACTATGCATACAGTATCACCTTCCTCGTGGCACTACTGGGGCgtagagagagaacgagagacgaTCCTATGAAACAACACGGgttgataaaataaataaagcaatTCTGCTCTCTGGACGAGTCGGCAAGAGCTTGCACAACAACTGCTGCATTCAAAACACACATCACAtacatttcccttttttaaaaGCTGCTCCAGGACAATTCTGACAATTCTTGCAACACCACGTTCCTCGTTTGATTTTGGTTAACGCTAATCGTAAAATAACCTCTTCGCAAGAGTCCTTCAATgtgtgaaaaaggaaaaccttctTTAAGACATTTGCCATTCGATTCACTACTGTGCAGTTCGGACGCGGGCTATCTGCCTCACGTGTTCCTGCTGTTGCCTGCTTGGGTAGCGCACTCACGTATCTTTGTCCCGGCACGCAGCAGAACAAGGCCCATTCTGCTATTTATAGCGTCCTGCGCTCCCATCGATTCCATCGGTCGTTGAAATGTGTGGCATTTGAAGATGATGACTTTGGAACGGATAACTTAACTTTGGTCGCATAACTGCTTGGTATGttgttttttatataaaatggTAATATCATTCAGGTAACTTGCTTCTCTTAATTaaatacgcacacacgcacaccgataACCCATTAATTTCCACTTTTATAGTTCATGGAACCTGTTATGGGCCAAGAGCCGAGCGGGAGTCCGCCAGGACGCACGTGCTCTCCATTTGCACATTAGcattatcatcagcaacagctcgtTGCTACTGGAGTCACTTAGGATCGATCCAATGCTTGCTTAAACCTTAAATTGTCCGGCTCACATTTCGATCGAATAGGATGACGCCGGTTTGCTGAGGAGCAACGTGGCCGACTCTGACATTAGGTTCGTTTGCTGGTCCGCTTCCGGTTGGAGCGAAGGATCGTTGAAATCACTGGGCAGCTCTTCGATCTGCACCTGTGAGCACTCCCAGGGAATGGATGGATACGGCGAgctttcattgttgttgttgttgttcaggATATGATTGCCGTGCATGAAAATGCTGGGATCTATATACTCATCGATGTCGATTATATTGTCTCCACCGTACGAGTTGGTGTAGAGgaaatctgaaaaaaaaacacaacatatAGACAAATCACAATCATGATTCGCGACCTACGCGCATGAAGCGCAACACATCTACGGTTAATACACAGAATAGAAAAGACTACAGTAGAGTGCGAGGTTGTGGATGAAGGGGAAAGGTGCGGTATGATGGATGATGTGAAATGTTAGGAAACTACGATCGCGATCTATTCTCGACTGCCGTTGGTGTGAAAtgagtggaaatgaaatggaagcaaacaaacatacacaatGTGCCATGGTGGAAGTCCAACTATAACGTTTCCGCCTTGTACCTGGCTGTGTTGTTTCCCAGTCAGTATCGAACTCCAGCTGCTGATTAAGCTCACGCTCATTGGCCGTCTGAATGGCGGGATTGTCGCTTTCACTCATATCGAATATCTCGGTAACTTTCACCTGCAAAAATGGGGATACGATAGAGATTAGTACTAAGAAGCGTGACCATTCCGGACAGCGTCATCGACGTGTCCCAGCGCATTCTACCTTATTGTCCTCGTCCATGTAGTAGTAAGCGTACATTGCATCGTGATGCGACGAAACCTGCAGAACGTGTTCGAACGCATCCAAATCACCAACCACGGAGTGATGTCCTCCGCTGTAGCTCGGTGTCATCTCCTTGCTGTAGGGCTTGCTGTTTACGTTCACGagagaaaagcgaaggaaTAGAATCGCGTTATTGTGGTTCCATTCAACTAAACAACTTCTCAATGCACTCCCTACCCTTCAATGCCATCCATGCGCATGTCGATGATCGAGCtacggtgatggtgctgggcAGTGTTCTGATTATACTCGGTTAATGCTACATGACACTGCAGGTTCGCCgtacgctgctgttgctatacGAGAGAGGACAGACAGATTAGCTGAATGCGCCACGGCAAATCTTTCCCTCGATGGCTTACCTTCTGACGCCGACTCACTTTCAGTAGGATGCGGTTTAGATTTTTCAGGAAAAACTTACTAACGGCCCACAGTTGATTGCCTATCGATGGTGCCGCAACCATTAGCCTGTTGGTTGGAAAGAAATTCCAGATTAGATTCCAGGATCATGGTAATGCTCAGcattcattcacacacacatacacacacacacaagcccaTAGGCATAATTACAATTTCCGCCACCAACAAGAGGAAGGACGTGGAcagggaagagaagagacagACAGCAAGACGAACAGGTGGGCTCGGTTGTTCAAGATCAATATGACTGTACGCTTACCGGTACACCATCCGGTTCTCGAGGGCCGCCAAGAAACGCTGTTGATCAAGGGGTCCGAGCGTTGATAGTCTAGCGAGtgaaggaaacggaaagggTAGGAATCGCCAAAGGGCACGATAGGACGAGGCAGATGGGTAAGTGGAGTAGAGAAGACGTTTACATTGGCTacagtgctgctgttgctgctggtgctgtggtgtcTGCTGTTCGGCCATCGTGATGTTGGGACACACCACGTTGCCTAGCACTCGATAGCGAAATTCTCTTTGCTCCAGCAGGTCCCCCACGGCGCTAGTGacgcgatggtgacggtgtaGCAGGGCGACGGCAAATTTAGCAGGGTAAGGAAGTAGGCAGGAGAGGTGGTAGAGGGGATTTGATTCCAATACGGGGAGTTTGGTTAGTAAGGCGGTACTACTCTAAAGCATTAACACGAGATCCCAAAATGTGGACACAGGGGACGCAAACAGACGAATGAAACGCACatgggaggtggtggaggtggtggtgccggtggtggtggtgggtgaggCAGCGGAAATTGCACAGATTGCATAGGTGGACGCAAGCATTGAAGCTCCTGCAAAGACCGTCATTCATCATCGAGCGACTTCCGAGCACTTACTTGGTGAGCGTTGCACAAATGATATCAGCTGGCAGGATGGCCGGTAGGGAGAGAGCGGTCAGTAGCTTGCCTCCTCGATGACGAAAGACCCAATTGATGAGACCCTTGTTGGCCTGCTCAATGTAGGTCTGGAACACGGTCAGCACATTGTCCGGCATGCTACCGACGAGCGCATTCTTGCGATGCTGCGTACACTCCTTGCATTCGCTACATTCGGGATCGTACTCTTCCTGAATCCGTTCCTCCAGGCTGGTGGCCGGTTGCTCCGCCACGACAAACGTCGACTGTACCGCCAGACAGCGCGTGCAGCTGATGAGATTGTTGCGGTGCAGAAAGTTGAGCGCATCATCGAATCCCTGCTGGCAGAACGAGGACAGTATTTCCGGCTTCGGTGGGAACAGGATGCGTCCGAAGCGATTAATGTTCTCCTTCGATAACTCGATACTGGTGTTGGCCCAGTTCACGTGGAACATCTGGGAGCTGTTATCCCGTGGGCAGATGTCACTTTCGCCACAGAATGGACTAACCGTGACCGTGTTTTCGTCCAGCGTCGGTAAATTATCCGAGAACGCTCCATCCATATACCGGACACCGTGGAACCGTGGTGGTAACAGTCCCGAGAACACCGGAATGAAGCACGCGCAAAGTAATGCCtacggtagagagagagagagagagagagaaagagggaagtGAGATCAATGTTGCACGTGATCATAAGCGATCGGCGGCTACAAACCTGAAGCAAATCTTCGCGACTGTTAAACTGCGATACGATCACGTTCTTGCCATCGTACACCCGGGTCAGCGAGATGTGCAGCTTACCGTTGACGCGTTCGTGGGCATCGG
This sequence is a window from Anopheles darlingi chromosome 3, idAnoDarlMG_H_01, whole genome shotgun sequence. Protein-coding genes within it:
- the LOC125957073 gene encoding 1-acylglycerol-3-phosphate O-acyltransferase Pnpla3-like isoform X2; amino-acid sequence: MLGESQPLADLKMNLSFAGCGFLGIYHVGVAVAFKKYAPHLLLHRISGASAGALAACCLLCDMPLGEMTSDFFRVVNEARSHSLGPFSPRFNIQTCLLEGLQKFLPADAHERVNGKLHISLTRVYDGKNVIVSQFNSREDLLQALLCACFIPVFSGLLPPRFHGVRYMDGAFSDNLPTLDENTVTVSPFCGESDICPRDNSSQMFHVNWANTSIELSKENINRFGRILFPPKPEILSSFCQQGFDDALNFLHRNNLISCTRCLAVQSTFVVAEQPATSLEERIQEEYDPECSECKECTQHRKNALVGSMPDNVLTVFQTYIEQANKGLINWVFRHRGGKLLTALSLPAILPADIICATLTKLMVAAPSIGNQLWAVSKFFLKNLNRILLKVSRRQKQQQRTANLQCHVALTEYNQNTAQHHHRSSIIDMRMDGIEGKPYSKEMTPSYSGGHHSVVGDLDAFEHVLQVSSHHDAMYAYYYMDEDNKVKVTEIFDMSESDNPAIQTANERELNQQLEFDTDWETTQPDFLYTNSYGGDNIIDIDEYIDPSIFMHGNHILNNNNNNESSPYPSIPWECSQVQIEELPSDFNDPSLQPEADQQTNLMSESATLLLSKPASSYSIEM
- the LOC125957073 gene encoding 1-acylglycerol-3-phosphate O-acyltransferase Pnpla3-like isoform X3, with product MLGESQPLADLKMNLSFAGCGFLGIYHVGVAVAFKKYAPHLLLHRISGASAGALAACCLLCDMPLGEMTSDFFRVVNEARSHSLGPFSPRFNIQTCLLEGLQKFLPADAHERVNGKLHISLTRVYDGKNVIVSQFNSREDLLQALLCACFIPVFSGLLPPRFHGVRYMDGAFSDNLPTLDENTVTVSPFCGESDICPRDNSSQMFHVNWANTSIELSKENINRFGRILFPPKPEILSSFCQQGFDDALNFLHRNNLISCTRCLAVQSTFVVAEQPATSLEERIQEEYDPECSECKECTQHRKNALVGSMPDNVLTVFQTYIEQANKGLINWVFRHRGGKLLTALSLPAILPADIICATLTKLSTLGPLDQQRFLAALENRMVYRLMVAAPSIGNQLWAVSKFFLKNLNRILLKVSRRQKQQQRTANLQCHVALTEYNQNTAQHHHRSSIIDMRMDGIEGKPYSKEMTPSYSGGHHSVVGDLDAFEHVLQVSSHHDAMYAYYYMDEDNKVKVTEIFDMSESDNPAIQTANERELNQQLEFDTDWETTQPGTRRKRYSWTSTMAHCISSTPTRTVETI
- the LOC125957073 gene encoding 1-acylglycerol-3-phosphate O-acyltransferase Pnpla3-like isoform X1 produces the protein MLGESQPLADLKMNLSFAGCGFLGIYHVGVAVAFKKYAPHLLLHRISGASAGALAACCLLCDMPLGEMTSDFFRVVNEARSHSLGPFSPRFNIQTCLLEGLQKFLPADAHERVNGKLHISLTRVYDGKNVIVSQFNSREDLLQALLCACFIPVFSGLLPPRFHGVRYMDGAFSDNLPTLDENTVTVSPFCGESDICPRDNSSQMFHVNWANTSIELSKENINRFGRILFPPKPEILSSFCQQGFDDALNFLHRNNLISCTRCLAVQSTFVVAEQPATSLEERIQEEYDPECSECKECTQHRKNALVGSMPDNVLTVFQTYIEQANKGLINWVFRHRGGKLLTALSLPAILPADIICATLTKLSTLGPLDQQRFLAALENRMVYRLMVAAPSIGNQLWAVSKFFLKNLNRILLKVSRRQKQQQRTANLQCHVALTEYNQNTAQHHHRSSIIDMRMDGIEGKPYSKEMTPSYSGGHHSVVGDLDAFEHVLQVSSHHDAMYAYYYMDEDNKVKVTEIFDMSESDNPAIQTANERELNQQLEFDTDWETTQPDFLYTNSYGGDNIIDIDEYIDPSIFMHGNHILNNNNNNESSPYPSIPWECSQVQIEELPSDFNDPSLQPEADQQTNLMSESATLLLSKPASSYSIEM